The following proteins are encoded in a genomic region of Sorangiineae bacterium MSr12523:
- a CDS encoding KH domain-containing protein codes for MPLKELIRTIAMELVDHPDQVVVTEIASEHNSLIELRVAKEDVGKVIGKEGRTAQSMRTILAAVSTKLGRRAHLDIVD; via the coding sequence ATGCCGTTGAAAGAGCTGATCCGCACCATCGCCATGGAGCTGGTCGACCATCCGGACCAAGTTGTGGTGACGGAAATCGCTAGCGAACACAACAGCCTCATCGAGCTTCGCGTCGCAAAAGAAGACGTTGGCAAGGTGATTGGGAAGGAGGGGCGCACCGCTCAGTCGATGCGCACCATCCTGGCTGCTGTATCGACGAAGCTCGGTCGCCGCGCCCACCTCGACATCGTCGACTAA
- the rimM gene encoding ribosome maturation factor RimM (Essential for efficient processing of 16S rRNA) gives MANKDDRFVPLAEVMRPHGVRGELRLKVFNAESDLLLDQEEVIVREKDGPEHEVSVDQARRADQAILLKLHSVDDRNRAEELRGAIIGLRRSQFPPAEEGAFYACDVEGAKVVVKEAEGAREIGTVRSLTSYPSVDVLVVQANDGGKDWEIPLVEGYVAHVDVDGGVVTLHTLDDLER, from the coding sequence ATGGCCAACAAGGACGACCGATTCGTGCCGCTGGCGGAAGTCATGCGGCCGCACGGCGTGCGCGGAGAGCTGCGCCTCAAGGTGTTCAACGCCGAGAGCGATCTGCTGCTCGACCAGGAAGAGGTGATCGTCCGCGAGAAGGACGGTCCCGAGCACGAGGTGTCCGTGGATCAGGCGCGACGCGCCGACCAGGCCATCTTGCTCAAGCTTCACTCGGTGGACGACCGCAACCGCGCGGAGGAGCTGCGCGGGGCGATCATCGGGCTGCGGCGGTCGCAGTTTCCCCCGGCCGAAGAGGGCGCGTTCTACGCATGCGACGTGGAGGGCGCCAAGGTCGTCGTCAAGGAAGCCGAAGGCGCGCGCGAGATTGGAACGGTGCGCAGCCTCACGTCGTACCCGAGCGTGGACGTGTTGGTCGTGCAGGCAAACGACGGCGGCAAAGACTGGGAGATCCCGCTGGTCGAAGGCTACGTCGCCCACGTCGATGTGGACGGCGGCGTGGTGACCTTGCACACGCTCGACGATTTGGAGCGGTGA
- the trmD gene encoding tRNA (guanosine(37)-N1)-methyltransferase TrmD translates to MRVDVVTLFPEAFESFLATTFVARGIESGQMSMRFRSPRDFGLGKHKSVDDTPYGGGSGMVMRVDVVTACLDSLDADAPDGVKAHRVLLTPQGAPLDQKRVRALAARPAVMLVCGRYEGFDERVRAYVDEEISLGDFVMTGGEVAAMAIIESCVRLLPGVLGNEDSVREESHSPENEGLLEYPQYTRPAEFRGVGVPAVLSGGHHAQIAAWRREQAIARTRERRPELYERYMKSLPPSGGKAK, encoded by the coding sequence ATGCGCGTCGATGTCGTGACGCTGTTCCCCGAGGCTTTCGAAAGCTTCCTCGCGACGACCTTCGTGGCGCGCGGCATCGAGTCGGGGCAGATGAGCATGCGCTTTCGCTCGCCCCGGGACTTCGGGCTCGGGAAGCACAAAAGCGTGGACGATACGCCCTACGGGGGCGGAAGCGGCATGGTGATGCGCGTGGACGTGGTCACCGCGTGCCTCGATTCGCTGGATGCGGACGCGCCCGACGGCGTGAAGGCCCACCGCGTGCTGCTCACGCCGCAGGGAGCTCCGCTCGATCAAAAGCGGGTGCGCGCGCTGGCGGCGCGCCCGGCGGTGATGCTCGTGTGCGGCCGCTACGAAGGATTCGACGAGCGCGTGCGCGCGTACGTCGACGAAGAGATTTCGCTGGGCGACTTCGTGATGACCGGCGGCGAGGTGGCGGCGATGGCCATCATCGAGTCGTGCGTGCGGCTCCTGCCGGGGGTTCTCGGCAACGAGGACTCCGTGCGCGAGGAGTCGCACAGCCCGGAAAACGAGGGGCTGCTCGAATACCCGCAGTACACGCGACCGGCGGAGTTTCGCGGGGTGGGCGTGCCTGCGGTGCTTTCGGGCGGGCACCATGCGCAGATTGCGGCCTGGCGCCGCGAGCAAGCCATCGCGCGCACGCGCGAGCGGCGCCCCGAGCTGTACGAGCGGTACATGAAGAGCCTGCCGCCGAGCGGCGGAAAGGCGAAGTAG
- a CDS encoding RNA methyltransferase, translating into MRRLAIALVHHPVLDREGQTVTTAVTNLDVHDLARSARTYGCSDYFIVHPITAQRDLVERICDHWTHGSSGKRIPDRKVALELVRVVPSLEDVYARFGGRDAVEVWITAARKVAPPMSMKDARAALEGEGRPVVVLFGTGWGLAGSVVESADATLEPIRGSVDTTYNHLSVRAACAIVLDRLRG; encoded by the coding sequence ATGCGACGGCTGGCGATTGCGCTGGTGCACCACCCCGTGCTCGATCGGGAAGGGCAAACGGTCACCACGGCGGTGACGAACCTCGACGTGCACGATCTGGCACGGAGCGCGCGGACGTACGGCTGCAGCGATTACTTCATCGTGCACCCCATCACGGCGCAGCGCGATCTGGTGGAGCGCATCTGCGATCATTGGACGCACGGGTCGAGCGGAAAGCGCATCCCGGACCGCAAGGTGGCGCTCGAGTTGGTGCGGGTGGTGCCGTCGCTGGAGGACGTGTACGCGCGCTTCGGCGGGCGTGATGCCGTCGAGGTGTGGATCACGGCGGCGCGCAAGGTGGCGCCACCCATGTCGATGAAGGATGCGCGCGCCGCGCTGGAAGGCGAGGGGCGCCCGGTGGTGGTGCTCTTTGGAACCGGGTGGGGGCTTGCCGGATCGGTCGTGGAATCGGCCGACGCCACCTTGGAGCCGATCCGAGGGAGCGTCGACACGACGTACAACCACCTCAGCGTGCGCGCGGCGTGCGCCATCGTGCTGGATCGGCTGCGCGGCTAG